A single Kryptolebias marmoratus isolate JLee-2015 linkage group LG7, ASM164957v2, whole genome shotgun sequence DNA region contains:
- the LOC108234868 gene encoding transmembrane protein 151A, whose protein sequence is MQTEEETAAAEEPILEEGSGREQQRPVQQSLASSLCRESHWKCLLLTLLMYGCFATLAWCALCRVPVLGSSSSSVPLGTDDGATSAAYYNDILHLESPCSSGYVYIPLAFLAMLYVVYLVECWHCFSKTATLAHAEFQEVYERVQRLQQATPCIWWKAISYHYVRRTRQVTRYRNGDAYTTTQVYHERVNTHASSSEFDYARYGVKDVSKQLLDLERHPAVRLRFTKCFSFSSARAEAAYLTQRARFFGENEGLDDYMEAREGMHLKNVDFREHILAFHDPAHQPWFSRHRVFWLASAFLLSWPLRVVSEYRTAYVHYHVEKLFGEDEDVGGGGVGGGVHGGGRGDGVEGGTENGIHPGGIGMGIGLNGTSYRAISRVNTVDMTELEWHICCNQQMVPSYSEALLMDLDISGGTNPTASTPISGPPGVTPTQGSHPPPLALPVVFNSAYLLQSCPRCRRTTSSSSLPSRLRAPMGTTALLNATVAGIRAAGPGGGGGGGGGIGGRLVLSRSGFSLGRLGGGRQNSLFHSRSMGGGLGGSREDGGGSGGGGGSSSGGGGGGSGGFLGLGSRQNNEETRGVLEGEDDEEEEEVRRREGRRGERDEEAEQESAGAGEVREGGRDRPPSYQDAFFFPVLIIHGEESCHAGDDM, encoded by the exons CAAAGGCCGGTCCAGCAGTCTCTGGCCTCCTCTCTTTGCCGGGAGTCCCACTGGAAGTGCCTCCTCCTGACCCTCCTCATGTACGGCTGCTTCGCCACGCTGGCTTGGTGCGCTCTCTGCCGCGTGCCCGTCCtcggctcctcctcctcctccgtgcCCCTCGGCACGGACGACGGCGCCACGTCGGCGGCCTACTACAACGACATCCTGCACCTGGAGAGCCCGTGCTCCAGCGGTTACGTCTACATCCCGCTGGCCTTCCTGGCCATGCTGTATGTGGTTTACCTGGTGGAGTGCTGGCACTGCTTCTCCAAGACGGCCACGCTGGCTCACGCTGAATTCCAG GAAGTGTACGAGCGCGTGCAGAGGCTTCAGCAGGCCACTCCCTGTATTTGGTGGAAGGCCATCAGTTATCACTACGTGAGGAGGACCAGGCAAGTGACGAGATATCGCAACGGAGACGCGTACACAACAACACAG GTCTACCACGAGCGGGTGAACACCCACGCCTCCAGCTCGGAGTTCGACTACGCTCGCTACGGCGTCAAAGACGTGTCGAAGCAGCTGCTGGACCTGGAGCGGCACCCTGCCGTTCGCCTTCGCTTCACGAAGTGTTTCAG CTTCTCCAGCGCTCGTGCCGAAGCAGCCTACCTCACCCAG CGAGCGCGCTTCTTCGGGGAGAACGAGGGGCTCGACGACTACATGGAGGCCAGGGAGGGCATGCACCTGAAGAACGTGGATTTCCGGGAGCACATCCTGGCATTCCACGATCCGGCCCATCAGCCGTGGTTTTCCAGGCACCGGGTCTTCTGGCTGGCCTCCGCTTTCCTGCTGTCGTGGCCGCTGCGGGTGGTGTCGGAGTACCGCACGGCGTACGTCCACTACCACGTGGAGAAGCTGTTCGGGGAGGACGAGGACGTTGGCGGGGGAGGAGTTGGCGGAGGCGTGCACGGCGGAGGGAGAGGCGACGGGGTCGAAGGCGGGACTGAGAATGGAATCCATCCCGGAGGGATCGGGATGGGAATTGGCCTGAACGGGACGAGCTACAGGGCCATCTCTCGCGTCAACACGGTGGACATGACGGAGCTGGAGTGGCACATTTGCTGTAACCAACAAATGGTCCCGAGTTACTCCGAGGCCCTCCTCATGGACTTGGACATAAGTGGAGGAACAAACCCTACGGCCTCCACGCCCATCTCCGGGCCTCCGGGCGTCACCCCGACCCAGGGCTCCCACCCGCCTCCCCTGGCTCTTCCTGTCGTCTTCAACTCCGCTTACCTCCTGCAGAGCTGCCCCAGGTGCCGGCGGACCACGTCGAGCTCCAGCCTTCCCTCCAGATTGAGGGCCCCGATGGGAACCACGGCCCTCCTGAATGCTACTGTGGCTGGGATCAGAGCGGCTGGGCCGGGAGGAGGCGGCGGTGGTGGCGGCGGCATCGGAGGACGACTGGTGCTCAGTCGGAGTGGATTCTCTCTGGGGAGACTCGGAGGCGGACGCCAAAACAGCTTGTTTCATTCAAGGAGCATGGGAGGAGGACTGGGAGGCAGCAGGGAGGACGGAGGGGGGAgcggagggggaggagggagcagcagcggaggaggaggaggcgggagCGGAGGCTTCCTGGGGTTAGGCTCGAGACAGAATAACGAGGAGACCAGAGGGGTGCTTGAAGGAGAGGacgacgaggaagaggaggaggtcagGAGGAGGGAAggcaggagaggagagagggacGAGGAGGCAGAGCAGGAGAGCGCAGGGGCAGGAGAGGTGAGGGAGGGCGGCAGGGATCGTCCCCCGTCCTACCAGGACGCGTTTTTCTTCCCCGTCCTCATCATACACGGGGAGGAGAGCTGCCACGCCGGCGACGACATGTGA